From Coffea arabica cultivar ET-39 chromosome 2e, Coffea Arabica ET-39 HiFi, whole genome shotgun sequence, the proteins below share one genomic window:
- the LOC113731812 gene encoding probable protein S-acyltransferase 14 isoform X1 encodes MYRSGAVMAWNVFKFCAALRGLGSIMILVVLGVVGVTYYAVVVCNYAPALVDGDLDSLIAVAVLILFHSLLVMLLWSYFSVVFTDPGSVPPNWRPELDEERGDTDPLTESEFGTASSDPVNLRVRYCRKCNQFKPPRCHHCSVCGRCVLKMDHHCVWVVNCVGALNYKYFLLFLFYTFLETSLATLALLPHFVAFFSDGEIAGTPGNLATTFLAFVLNLAFALSVLGFLIMHISLVAANTTTIEAYEKKTTPKWRYDLGRKRNLEQVFGLDRRYWFIPTYSEEDVRRMPALQGLEYPSKPDFDAQEF; translated from the exons ATGTATAGATCTGGAGCAGTGATGGCGTGGAatgttttcaaattttgtgcGGCCTTGAGAGGGCTGGGCTCGATCATGATTTTAGTCGTCCTAGGAGTTGTCGGCGTCACCTATTACGCCGTCGTTGTTTGTAATTATGCTCCCGCCCTCGTCGACGGTGACCTAGATTCGCTCATCGCCGTTGCCGTGTTGATCTTGTTCCATTCTTTG TTGGTGATGCTGTTGTGGAGTTATTTTTCGGTTGTTTTCACGGATCCAGGCAGTGTGCCTCCAAATTGGAGGCCTGAATTGGATGAAGAAAGAGGAGATACTGACCCTTTGACGGAATCAGAATTTGGGACAGCATCATCCGACCCTGTCAACCTGAGAGTGAGATATTGTCGAAAGTGCAACCAGTTTAAACCACCTCGGTGCCATCATTGTTCTGTTT GTGGGAGGTGTGTCCTAAAAATGGATCATCATTGTGTATGGGTTGTCAATTGTGTTGGCGCATTAAACTACAAgtatttccttcttttcctg TTCTACACATTTCTTGAGACCAGTCTTGCGACACTAGCATTGCTACCTCATTTTGTTGCATTCTTCAGTGATGGGGAGATTGCTGGGACTCCAGGCAATCTTGCTACCACCTTCCTTGCCTTTG TATTGAACCTTGCATTTGCTCTGAGCGTCTTGGGGTTTCTGATCATGCACATATCCCTGGTGGCAGCTAATACCACGACAATTGAG GCATATGAGAAGAAGACTACTCCAAAGTGGCGGTATGATCTGGGTCGAAAGAGAAACCTTGAACAG GTTTTTGGGTTGGACAGAAGGTACTGGTTCATCCCAACTTATTCAGAAGAAGATGTACGAAGGATGCCTGCCCTACAGGGTCTTGAATATCCGTCGAAACCTGACTTTGATGCCCAAGAATTCTGA
- the LOC113731812 gene encoding probable protein S-acyltransferase 14 isoform X2 yields the protein MAWNVFKFCAALRGLGSIMILVVLGVVGVTYYAVVVCNYAPALVDGDLDSLIAVAVLILFHSLLVMLLWSYFSVVFTDPGSVPPNWRPELDEERGDTDPLTESEFGTASSDPVNLRVRYCRKCNQFKPPRCHHCSVCGRCVLKMDHHCVWVVNCVGALNYKYFLLFLFYTFLETSLATLALLPHFVAFFSDGEIAGTPGNLATTFLAFVLNLAFALSVLGFLIMHISLVAANTTTIEAYEKKTTPKWRYDLGRKRNLEQVFGLDRRYWFIPTYSEEDVRRMPALQGLEYPSKPDFDAQEF from the exons ATGGCGTGGAatgttttcaaattttgtgcGGCCTTGAGAGGGCTGGGCTCGATCATGATTTTAGTCGTCCTAGGAGTTGTCGGCGTCACCTATTACGCCGTCGTTGTTTGTAATTATGCTCCCGCCCTCGTCGACGGTGACCTAGATTCGCTCATCGCCGTTGCCGTGTTGATCTTGTTCCATTCTTTG TTGGTGATGCTGTTGTGGAGTTATTTTTCGGTTGTTTTCACGGATCCAGGCAGTGTGCCTCCAAATTGGAGGCCTGAATTGGATGAAGAAAGAGGAGATACTGACCCTTTGACGGAATCAGAATTTGGGACAGCATCATCCGACCCTGTCAACCTGAGAGTGAGATATTGTCGAAAGTGCAACCAGTTTAAACCACCTCGGTGCCATCATTGTTCTGTTT GTGGGAGGTGTGTCCTAAAAATGGATCATCATTGTGTATGGGTTGTCAATTGTGTTGGCGCATTAAACTACAAgtatttccttcttttcctg TTCTACACATTTCTTGAGACCAGTCTTGCGACACTAGCATTGCTACCTCATTTTGTTGCATTCTTCAGTGATGGGGAGATTGCTGGGACTCCAGGCAATCTTGCTACCACCTTCCTTGCCTTTG TATTGAACCTTGCATTTGCTCTGAGCGTCTTGGGGTTTCTGATCATGCACATATCCCTGGTGGCAGCTAATACCACGACAATTGAG GCATATGAGAAGAAGACTACTCCAAAGTGGCGGTATGATCTGGGTCGAAAGAGAAACCTTGAACAG GTTTTTGGGTTGGACAGAAGGTACTGGTTCATCCCAACTTATTCAGAAGAAGATGTACGAAGGATGCCTGCCCTACAGGGTCTTGAATATCCGTCGAAACCTGACTTTGATGCCCAAGAATTCTGA
- the LOC113731810 gene encoding uncharacterized protein, with amino-acid sequence MSGIFGGRDPFDDPFFTRPFGGLFGSKMSFSAASPGDPVHSNRLKAPIIEELDIEDDNISGGGEDPETASANQNPFVEHPEDQIDDHHKSKTKSKSKELVYRSDHNKVGGERPQKGSVSFQKVTYGGINGAYYTASATRRTGNDGVVLEDRKEADSTTGQATHRISKGIIDKGHSVTRQLNADGKVDTMQTLHNLDEDELAGFDQSWRGSADMHLPGWDMPLDFHSKPGIGGSRLTSWSGWGQPTWQQLGRDASLRPGAQNDSARGRPKKTVTIPIE; translated from the exons ATGTCGGGTATATTTGGAGGGAGAGACCCTTTTGATGACCCCTTCTTTACTCGCCCTTTTGGTGGCTTATTTGGGTCCAAAATGTCTTTTTCGGCTGCTTCTCCTGGTGATCCAGTGCACAGCAACAGGTTGAAGGCACCGATTATTGAGGAGCTAGATATTGAGGATGATAATATATCTGGAGGAGGGGAGGATCCAGAGACTGCATCCGCTAATCAAAATCCATTTGTTGAGCACCCTGAGGACCAAATTGATG ATCATCATAAGAGCAAAACTAAGAGCAAGAGTAAAGAACTAGTCTATAGGTCTGATCATAATAAGGTGGGAGGAGAGCGACCCCAAAAAGGAAGTGTCAGCTTCCAGAAAGTCACTTATGGTGGCATAAATGGGGCTTACTACACTGCTTCAGCAACCCGAAGAACAGGAAATGATGGA GTGGTGTTGGAAGACAGAAAAGAAGCTGATAGTACTACTGGTCAAGCAACCCATCGTATCTCTAAAGGGATCATTGACAAG ggtcactcaGTGACAAGGCAGCTTAATGCGGATGGTAAGGTGGACACAATGCAAACTTTGCATAATTTAGATGAAG ATGAATTAGCGGGTTTCGATCAAAGTTGGAGAGGTAGTGCTGATATGCATTTACCAGGATGGGATATGCCATTGGACTTTCATTCAAAGCCTG GTATTGGTGGCAGCCGGCTTACCTCCTGGAGTGGCTGGGGTCAACCAACTTGGCAGCAGCTCGGTAGAGATGCTAGTTTGAGACCTGGTGCTCAGAATGATTCAGCTAGAGGAAGACCTAAAAAGACAGTTACAATTCCAATAGAGTAG